The DNA region GAATATCGTAATCAGTGTTTCCTGAAATAAAACCTTCCTGAACAGCTAAATACAAGTTATTAATATTCTCATCGTCGTGTTCCAATCCACCACTCCTCTCGAAATTGTTATAAGCCAATAGAATCTCCCATTCCAAATACCGCAACGCCTCTTCCCCTTGTTCCTCTTCATCCTCCTCAAACCCAGTCGCCACCGACTgatcatcaacatcaacatcaaccTCACCAATCAACAAACTAGAAGAATCTTCAATCTCATTCACCCTCTCTTCCCCCACTTCCTCCCAATCATTCAAAATACTCCTATGATCTTCCAAACAAAGACTATCCCAACACAATCCACCAACCCTCTCATCATCCTCATCATTATTTCCTTCATAACCATATTCTTCATCATGACCACTGGATTCCGAATCGGAACCAAATCCAATAACCCTAAGCCCAGTGGAATCACCACCACCGACTGAAAAATCAAAGACATCATCATAATTATCGTTGTACTGAGTTTCAATTTCATCTCCAAACCCTAATTCTAATTCTGGATCACCTTGATCGCAAGCAAAGTCGGAGAAAGGGTTGATGTCTCTTTCATCATCCTCATCGTCATCATCATCCCAGGGATAAGCCGGATCGGCGGGGGAGCGATTTTCGAAGAGGTCGGTGACGAATTGACTCAGTGAGTCAACGTCAGAATCGGAACCGGAATCGGAGTGAGTTGTTGCGAAGGGATTCAAAGAATGAGACATTCTTTCTTTTTTTTGAAATGGATGAAAAGTGTTTGTGTTATGATTATGTGTGAATCCTGTTCTTACTTTTTTGTGGCTATGGTTTGCGAATTTCTTTCTTCTGTGTTTGTGATGTTTTTTTCGTGAACAAGACGTTCTAAGAGTCCACAATAATCTAAActtttttcaaaatattttttgaCCAATTTCAAAATGAAATTAAAGGATGGTTAGTGTAAATTAGTTTTTACATAATCAtcaaataaaattataaaattttgttatatcatataaatattttaaaataaaatatgtaATTTAACTAAATATACCTTTATGATTGGTTTGTGATTGCATattattttttctcttttaaaaTTATGTCTACAAAATGTAATCTATAACTATTGTTTGAAAAAGTACAAAATAGTGATGCAATTTTTTTAGTTATATATTATTGAgatgtttaaattttatttttgttaaaatcaTCTTTTATCGGTCTAAACTAGATGGGATCAGAATCCGTTGAACCAGATTAAACTAGTTAAATTGTGCAtgtttttttatgtttatgtgaGTGCAGATGAGTTTTGAATTGAAACAAATCGAAGCAAGATTAATTATGGGTTTAATTAGGCAAGTTCAATTTTAATATTTATAGTAAATGACGATGTCTCTTCTCATGTCATACATTTTTTTCTTATTCTGTATTAAATATTAATTTAGTGTGTCTGAGTGTTAGTAGGAGTGACAAACGAACACGTTTGTCTCACAAAAGTCTACAAAAAATGGAGCGGGACGAATATATTTGAGGATACGAGTCTAAAATTTTTCTCCACCTCACATAAAGGTGAGGGTAGGGCGCGTCCGCAGGCATTGAACCTTTTAAGTTTAAAAATGAcaaaattatatataaaaattTGTGTCCACAAAAGTCTGCAGGGGCGGACACATTAAATGGTGCCGACCTAAAACCTTGACCCGCACCATGAAAAAGTGTGGACAAAACATTCAAGTTGGATGGATCGGACCCCTTTTGTCACCCCTAAGTATTAATGAGGTTCACCTTACCACTTTTATTTACATCTAGTATACTATTAATTAAAgtgtttttttattaaatatcATTATTAATAATACCCCTAAGATAATCTACCCTAAGCTAGCCTACTATTCTCTCCGGTtttatttataagaaaaaatattttaattttttttttttagataTAAACAAATGTTAGCTAATATAAGCACATTTAATATTTTTATTCTAAAACTACTTAATTTGTTAATGGATGATAATTCAAGTAAGGATAAATTAGTAATtgtattatttttttaaaataaaatcaagaaaattAAATACATTTAACTAATATTCTTAATAAGCGTGTGTTCACATGTGTTTTTAGCAAACAATCATGAGTTTGAAAGTCTTTGAGATTAGTTCGAAAATTTTCGGGATCAGTTTTGTGTGAAAAATGTGAATGTGAAATACGTGCAAGACGTAATCAAAATTGTCTGATTGCAGACAGTGCGTGAATAGACTTCAAAGAAAATGACGCTTAAATTGAAGTAAAAAGAACTTGAAATAAACATTAAACGAAAATGCAGTAAATGACAAGAAAAGTAAAGTCGTTTCAATTAAGAAAACATAAAAGTACAAAAATAAAGAGGGACGCATACTCACATAATTCCTCACAAATTGTTTCTCTTTCTAGCTTGGGTACTACAGTTCTATAGATAATTTTTTGTGAAACTTATGAACCTTTTGCTACTATAATACATGAGTCTGCTATAAATATTACCTAGAAATAATTGTTTTAGACAACTCTAACGCTACCAGCACTAACACGTCACTTGAATGCATTTAACTCTTTACTCCACGTTGTTATGGTTTTTAAAAACTGCTAAAGCCATTATCCCACATTCTCTAACTATTTAGAGGCTAGCAATTGTTCCTTCGTTGAAGATACTTACCGAGTGCGTAAATCCCTCTTCATCTTTGGTTTCCTCAATCATTTAAGTATCCAAAGTCTGTCGGAGAGTCTCCTCTCGAAAGGGTGTTGAATAGGCTCTTATGTCTATTCCTGAGACTTTTAACTCATTTCTCAAGATATCTCGAGTTTTCCCTAAATTAACATCTTAAGATGTCATTCGAAAATATTCGGTTAATGTGTCATCCCTATCAAACCATGTTTATCATTTGTTACACTTAGCATTTCACCATGTGCAATATTGACTTTATTTTCCTCCTAGACAGAAAGTATCAGGTCAACAGATGCCCCCCCCAAAAGGACACTTTTGAGCATGATCAAATGGAAGAAAGGTGATGTTTTTGAAGCTTTTTCGATGTTGTTCACCTTTGTACACGCCACATCAATGAAACGTCAgtaattaattattattgtagcCATCATAGCCACTTTACACAAAAATATCACCTCATGGATGTGCTTGCAAATCTATGATGATTACCTCATATTTCTTAGGAGCTTTAAATAAAATGGAATCATTAAAAAAATCTAACTTCCATTTTGTCTTTTCCCATGGCTTTTTTGTGTCATTTGTTGACTCAGACACAACGTGGCCGAACTCCTCTACGAAAAAACATAATCATTTTTACTATTGCTATTTAACATGTTCACCCTAACACTTTTCCACCTACTTCCAACTTCTACAACTTACATATAGAAAAACGAAACCCTAGCTTTGCTTTCTTCTTCCTTAAGTTCTTACTCAAAAACTCATACCTTTCAATGGCACTTCCAAAACAACATCATACATGCATCACAACTGAAATTGAGCTTCTTATATACGTAAATGATCATGCTTATGTACCATAACCTCCCATGGAACCAGAGGGAAGACAAGTCTGGTACCGCTCTGCATTCATCCCTTACATTCTTGCTAGTAAGGTGCATGCGTTTATGGGTCCCTTGTCCAAATATATTAAGAAACCTTAACCACTCCAAGATTTCTTCCCCCGTCTATCATGGGTATGAACCATTGGTGTTTATTGATGAACCCTTCAAGTTCAACTTCTTTAAAACCCAAGTTTTCCATTCCTCTCCTCCAACTGAAGATATTGAGTATATTAAATCGTTGAATACGGTTAAGAGAAGGAAGGAACATTTTTAGAAGGATTTAGGGATTTACAACCTAATTCATCTGTCCAGAGTGGGTCTTACATATAACCTTCACATGCTTCTTTCCTCTATGTGTTTCTAGGATACCTCTACAAACACCTTTCAACTACCTTATGGCCTAGTCAAAGGCCCAAGGAATTGTTGTAGTCAAAGGAGGGGGTATAGAGATTATTGTGGGGTGTAAACAACAATTATATAGGCTTAAGGGCTACTGAGCCCAATGAGTGAATGGTCTAAGGATGGTGTTATCAAAATCATTCACTCATTCCGAAAATTTTACCCtatacccctacaattgtacccacacccctacatttaatttttttggaccaaaataccctcatataaatagggtatattttccctttcaaattttttttaccattttcgttGAAGACTTCCGGAGAAGACAAATATTTGGCTTTTTTGcattgtataccggaacacttaagagtaagtcttccggttcatTAATTGTATACCAGAACACTTCTCTAAAGAGTTCCGGTTTGTTGTCTTTAAGGGACactgaaccggaagtcttttagaaagtcttccggtttgtatagttgtataccggaagtctttcttaaagacttccggtttggatgATGTATACCGGAACTCTTTAAGAAAGTGTTCCGGAAGGCTTTTTGTGTTTTTTACTAACCagaactcttctttgaagtgttccggtacgtattttttttttattttaa from Lathyrus oleraceus cultivar Zhongwan6 chromosome 1, CAAS_Psat_ZW6_1.0, whole genome shotgun sequence includes:
- the LOC127120731 gene encoding E3 ubiquitin-protein ligase CIP8 → MSHSLNPFATTHSDSGSDSDVDSLSQFVTDLFENRSPADPAYPWDDDDDEDDERDINPFSDFACDQGDPELELGFGDEIETQYNDNYDDVFDFSVGGGDSTGLRVIGFGSDSESSGHDEEYGYEGNNDEDDERVGGLCWDSLCLEDHRSILNDWEEVGEERVNEIEDSSSLLIGEVDVDVDDQSVATGFEEDEEEQGEEALRYLEWEILLAYNNFERSGGLEHDDENINNLYLAVQEGFISGNTDYDILFSQLLENESGLKGSPPAAKSFVENLPLVELTEEELKKKDVTCAICRDEVIAEEKVRKLPCSHCYHGDCILPWLNIRNTCPVCRFELPTDDADYEQSKVHRIARDLLDFAA